A genome region from Thermococcus onnurineus NA1 includes the following:
- a CDS encoding glycosyltransferase family 2 protein, whose translation MLEGKRITVIIPAYNEAKRIGKVLERIPEFVDEVIVVDDGSNDNTHWVAVEYSKKDSRIKALRLEKNSGKGAAMREGVKEATGEIIVFMDADGQHRPEEIINLVEPIVREDADFVIGARKFEVQGKRPLHRRLSNIITTRLLRLKLRQYVYDTQSGFRAMKREFVPTIESDRYEVETEMLIKATKMGARIKEVPVSMIYGIETGHFRLEDVFRFLWALLKF comes from the coding sequence ATGCTGGAAGGCAAGAGAATAACCGTCATAATTCCAGCCTACAATGAGGCAAAACGGATCGGAAAAGTCCTCGAGAGAATTCCAGAGTTCGTGGATGAAGTAATCGTCGTGGACGATGGAAGCAACGACAACACCCACTGGGTAGCCGTTGAATACAGCAAAAAAGATTCCAGAATCAAAGCGTTGAGACTCGAGAAGAACAGCGGAAAAGGAGCGGCCATGAGGGAGGGCGTGAAGGAAGCTACTGGAGAGATCATAGTTTTCATGGACGCCGACGGCCAGCACAGGCCGGAGGAAATAATAAACCTCGTTGAGCCAATAGTTAGAGAGGACGCAGACTTCGTTATCGGCGCGAGGAAGTTTGAGGTTCAGGGTAAGAGACCGCTCCACAGAAGGCTGAGCAACATAATAACAACCAGGCTTTTGAGGCTCAAGCTGAGGCAGTACGTTTACGACACCCAGAGCGGCTTCAGGGCAATGAAGAGGGAGTTCGTGCCGACTATTGAAAGCGACCGCTACGAGGTTGAAACTGAGATGCTCATCAAGGCGACGAAGATGGGAGCGAGGATTAAAGAAGTACCCGTCAGTATGATTTACGGTATTGAAACAGGCCACTTCCGTCTTGAGGACGTCTTCCGTTTCCTCTGGGCCCTCCTCAAGTTCTGA
- a CDS encoding methyltransferase RsmF C-terminal domain-like protein, protein MSENPRGEIGKTDDTELVKKLLLENYGYAPELIYEIRGRYHKVYAYKPCDFEVKSTDRQGVYFGRIESDGIRLTIEGSFLVGPKATKNIVELDKERAKRYLAGESVEIDEDLHGWVIVKWGSYYLGSAKAKEGRLINYVPKERRLKLE, encoded by the coding sequence ATGAGCGAGAACCCTAGGGGAGAGATAGGGAAGACGGACGATACCGAGCTTGTGAAGAAGCTTTTACTTGAGAATTATGGCTACGCCCCGGAGTTAATCTACGAGATACGCGGCAGATACCATAAGGTCTATGCATACAAGCCTTGTGACTTTGAGGTGAAAAGCACGGACAGACAGGGGGTCTATTTTGGCAGGATCGAGAGCGACGGTATAAGGCTCACCATCGAAGGGAGCTTCCTGGTTGGCCCAAAAGCGACAAAGAACATTGTTGAGCTGGATAAAGAGCGAGCCAAGCGCTATCTTGCCGGCGAGAGCGTTGAGATTGACGAAGACCTTCACGGCTGGGTCATTGTCAAGTGGGGGAGCTACTACCTCGGTTCGGCCAAAGCCAAGGAGGGCAGGCTCATCAACTACGTGCCGAAGGAGAGAAGACTGAAGCTGGAGTAA
- a CDS encoding P-loop NTPase family protein, translated as MTLKLNPEAKAIYRAILEEIKRRLVLPGSSAFLDEFGPVSERDEILRRQAYFKENLPKIRPELRKYLSKVRPIKFRRDFLHDRVLIVDEGELEKAENLNLCAVSTSLEDAEGYPLVLSTVGYGIDVELTPSDIAPELYIMPLWENKETLQALVSIGELTGEKSVAKEILEALKELEEVMEKRRLLDGLEELIAGKERELNEKISEKLEKFSLTLSGKELLEFLSELKAGNYEAIFSHFGEVEGGILDLINEAEEELSEKLGVTVELFSREDLYPVTVPPERVEMLREELEKELKVELYLKSREVLGKIRPLLARLKEELAGVYELDFLRAVKEFAEGFTFPELWNGGIAFINGRHLFIENPQPVSYVVGRKPENFDLPGVEKVKDEPVVILTGANSGGKTSLLELITQITLLAHMGLPVPAEKAWVEPLNELFFFRRKRSVYGAGAFETALRSFVRALKGEGRKLILIDEFEAITEPGAAVKIIGELLKVAYERGFYVVIVSHLGEDLRRELPFARVDGIEAKGLDENLDLIVDRQPKFGTLGRSTPELIVERLAKKKRGREREIFERVWRAFRGF; from the coding sequence ATGACCCTCAAGCTTAACCCAGAGGCTAAGGCAATCTACCGGGCGATACTCGAGGAGATAAAGAGGCGGTTAGTCCTTCCTGGAAGCTCGGCTTTTCTTGACGAGTTTGGGCCGGTTTCTGAGAGGGATGAAATCCTCCGCAGACAGGCATATTTCAAAGAGAACCTGCCGAAAATCCGGCCCGAACTCAGGAAATATCTCTCGAAGGTTCGGCCCATAAAGTTCAGGCGCGACTTCCTCCACGACAGGGTTTTAATAGTTGATGAGGGCGAGCTTGAAAAAGCAGAGAATTTAAACCTCTGTGCGGTCTCGACCAGCCTTGAGGATGCCGAAGGCTATCCCCTCGTCCTCAGCACCGTTGGCTACGGCATCGATGTTGAGCTTACACCTTCCGATATAGCTCCTGAGCTCTACATCATGCCTCTATGGGAGAACAAAGAGACGCTTCAAGCCCTCGTGAGTATAGGTGAGCTCACAGGAGAGAAGAGCGTTGCGAAAGAAATTCTCGAGGCGCTTAAAGAACTCGAAGAAGTCATGGAAAAAAGGAGGCTCCTTGATGGGCTCGAAGAACTGATAGCCGGCAAGGAGCGCGAGCTGAACGAGAAGATTTCAGAAAAGCTCGAGAAGTTCAGCCTGACGCTGAGCGGGAAAGAACTGCTTGAATTCCTGAGCGAGCTTAAAGCCGGGAACTACGAGGCGATTTTCTCGCACTTCGGTGAGGTTGAGGGTGGAATCTTGGACCTCATCAACGAGGCCGAGGAAGAGCTGAGCGAAAAGCTCGGCGTCACGGTTGAGCTGTTCTCCCGCGAGGATCTCTATCCCGTCACAGTTCCCCCAGAGAGAGTCGAAATGCTGAGAGAGGAACTTGAGAAGGAACTCAAGGTGGAGCTCTACCTCAAGAGCCGCGAGGTTCTCGGAAAAATCCGTCCGCTTCTGGCCAGGCTTAAGGAAGAGCTGGCTGGGGTTTACGAGCTGGACTTCCTGAGGGCAGTGAAGGAGTTCGCGGAGGGCTTCACCTTCCCCGAGCTCTGGAACGGTGGAATCGCGTTCATCAACGGAAGGCATCTCTTCATCGAAAATCCCCAGCCGGTGAGCTACGTCGTTGGGAGAAAGCCCGAGAACTTTGATCTCCCCGGCGTGGAGAAGGTAAAGGACGAGCCCGTAGTAATCCTCACCGGTGCGAACAGCGGTGGAAAAACTTCACTCCTAGAGCTGATCACACAGATAACGCTTCTCGCCCACATGGGGCTGCCAGTTCCGGCGGAGAAAGCGTGGGTGGAACCCCTCAACGAGCTTTTCTTCTTCAGGCGTAAGAGGAGCGTCTACGGTGCCGGAGCCTTTGAGACGGCCTTGAGGTCTTTCGTGAGAGCACTGAAGGGAGAGGGCAGAAAGCTGATCCTCATAGACGAGTTCGAGGCCATAACCGAACCGGGGGCGGCTGTCAAGATAATCGGAGAGCTCCTCAAAGTCGCCTATGAGAGGGGCTTTTACGTTGTCATAGTTTCACACCTCGGCGAGGATCTGAGGAGGGAGCTGCCCTTCGCGAGGGTCGATGGGATAGAGGCCAAAGGTCTAGACGAGAACCTCGACCTCATTGTGGACAGGCAGCCGAAGTTTGGAACGCTCGGAAGAAGCACGCCCGAGCTCATAGTCGAGCGCCTCGCAAAGAAGAAGCGTGGAAGAGAGAGGGAGATTTTTGAGAGAGTTTGGAGGGCGTTCAGGGGCTTTTAA
- a CDS encoding DMT family transporter codes for MERESLGTLLAITGMFIYGLEPVVIKSNPSNPISFAAFSALTASLILWGSLFLSGDWREIRDNPGDLRKAFFVGLFGTALAYLAYSFGARMSTAINAALITRSEVLFSFFLSWLFLGERITRRLVGYSLFILAGLTFVITQGRSLELHLGDFLLLLVPLFWQLGHVIAKRLSYGPIIIAALRNTFGFLLLFPLAAATSLELSRFVIAEGMIIALGQIVWYKSIKLINLSKATAIITPAPAVAIGIGVLLGESFTLYHAIGFLLITLGTLGAVKVKSELRT; via the coding sequence ATGGAGAGGGAATCCCTCGGGACACTCCTGGCGATAACTGGGATGTTCATCTACGGCCTTGAGCCAGTCGTGATAAAGTCAAACCCATCAAACCCAATTAGTTTTGCCGCCTTTTCAGCTCTCACGGCCTCCCTGATACTCTGGGGAAGTCTGTTTTTGAGTGGGGATTGGCGGGAGATCCGGGACAATCCAGGAGACCTCAGGAAGGCCTTTTTTGTGGGATTATTTGGAACTGCACTGGCTTATCTTGCCTATTCCTTCGGCGCGCGAATGAGCACTGCCATAAATGCCGCACTCATAACAAGGAGCGAAGTGCTCTTCTCCTTCTTCCTCTCGTGGCTCTTTCTTGGGGAGCGGATAACCCGGCGGCTAGTGGGCTATTCTCTCTTTATACTCGCCGGTTTAACCTTCGTGATCACCCAGGGCCGTTCTCTGGAACTTCACCTTGGGGACTTTCTGCTTCTGCTCGTCCCACTCTTCTGGCAGCTCGGCCACGTTATAGCCAAAAGGCTCTCATACGGTCCGATTATAATAGCAGCACTGAGAAACACCTTCGGCTTTTTACTGCTCTTCCCTCTGGCGGCTGCTACTAGTTTGGAGCTTTCCAGGTTTGTCATCGCCGAGGGCATGATAATAGCTTTAGGCCAGATAGTCTGGTACAAGTCGATAAAGCTCATCAACCTTTCGAAGGCGACGGCGATAATAACGCCCGCTCCTGCAGTGGCGATTGGAATAGGCGTGCTCCTCGGTGAAAGCTTCACGCTCTATCATGCCATCGGTTTTCTCCTCATAACCCTCGGAACGCTGGGTGCAGTAAAAGTAAAGAGTGAGCTCAGAACTTGA
- the moaC gene encoding cyclic pyranopterin monophosphate synthase MoaC — translation MKELTHVDEKGVKMVEVGHKREVLRKAVAKGRIRLRPETIELIKAGKTKKGNVIATAQIAGILAVKKTPELIPLCHPIPLTGVDISFEFGEDYIEATCEVRATYKTGVEMEALMGVTLALLTIWDMVKAVEKDEQGQYPFTRIEGIHVVEKVKEEG, via the coding sequence ATGAAGGAACTAACCCACGTCGATGAAAAAGGTGTCAAGATGGTCGAGGTTGGGCATAAGAGGGAGGTCCTCAGAAAGGCTGTCGCGAAGGGCAGGATACGGCTCAGACCGGAGACTATCGAGCTGATAAAGGCCGGGAAGACGAAGAAGGGCAACGTTATTGCGACGGCGCAGATTGCTGGAATTCTGGCCGTCAAAAAGACGCCCGAGCTGATTCCGCTCTGCCACCCGATACCGCTCACGGGCGTGGACATCTCCTTCGAGTTCGGCGAGGACTACATCGAGGCCACCTGCGAGGTTCGCGCGACCTACAAGACCGGAGTCGAGATGGAGGCCCTGATGGGGGTAACCCTCGCGCTGCTGACCATATGGGACATGGTTAAGGCCGTCGAGAAAGACGAGCAGGGTCAGTATCCGTTCACGAGAATTGAGGGCATCCACGTAGTCGAAAAGGTGAAGGAAGAAGGCTGA
- a CDS encoding methyl-accepting chemotaxis protein, translating into MEQRSVIIISPVLVFLLTIVPSIFVGTIGAVVGGAIGVLTAIMLVRSSTVEHGIPLDVLKYKQEIEEQIRVIAQILDRIAEGDLSVEDKNLSGHLSEIREAIEKMRQGLAAMIQNIQNAAVIVQDRSKLISENVEQISEAINQVAEAINQVSIEAQREQENINHMTETMRYIDEIGKETISTMEDFERSMREVVSLAREGGQKGQEAVGQIEEIRNMMLMIEETVKGVAEMGKNIASITNVITGIAEQTNLLALNAAIEAARAGEAGKGFAVVAEEIRNLAEESKNAADDIRNIVTQIMEKIQESVDVTGKSVETVTQSTEVLKESVSYLTHIAELIEEMEIKANELKSKVLEEGEKIDEGLRFLENLAASAEETTAAAEQVSAAAEEQTSALEEVRATLRDFERVVENLMQAVNRFKI; encoded by the coding sequence ATGGAACAGCGAAGTGTGATAATCATATCCCCAGTACTTGTGTTCCTGCTCACCATAGTGCCCTCGATATTCGTGGGCACTATAGGCGCGGTCGTAGGCGGTGCAATTGGGGTGCTGACAGCGATCATGCTGGTCCGGAGTTCTACAGTAGAGCATGGTATTCCTCTAGATGTTCTTAAGTACAAGCAGGAGATAGAGGAGCAGATCCGCGTTATTGCTCAGATACTTGACAGAATAGCCGAGGGTGACCTTTCGGTCGAAGATAAAAACCTAAGCGGCCACCTTTCTGAGATACGGGAAGCCATAGAAAAGATGAGGCAGGGTCTTGCGGCAATGATCCAAAACATACAAAATGCTGCTGTTATTGTTCAGGATCGCAGTAAGCTCATCAGTGAGAACGTGGAGCAGATAAGCGAGGCAATTAACCAGGTTGCCGAGGCCATCAACCAGGTCAGCATAGAGGCCCAGCGCGAGCAAGAGAATATCAACCACATGACAGAGACGATGCGCTACATCGATGAGATTGGCAAGGAGACCATCAGCACCATGGAGGACTTCGAGCGTTCCATGAGGGAGGTTGTTTCGCTCGCAAGGGAGGGTGGCCAGAAGGGTCAGGAGGCCGTTGGCCAGATAGAGGAGATCAGAAACATGATGCTCATGATAGAGGAGACTGTAAAGGGAGTCGCGGAGATGGGCAAGAACATCGCCAGCATCACCAACGTCATCACCGGCATAGCCGAGCAGACCAACCTCCTCGCCCTCAACGCGGCAATAGAGGCTGCTAGGGCGGGGGAAGCTGGTAAAGGCTTCGCCGTCGTTGCAGAGGAGATCAGAAACCTCGCAGAGGAGAGCAAGAACGCAGCGGACGACATCCGCAACATCGTCACCCAGATTATGGAGAAGATACAAGAGAGCGTCGATGTCACTGGCAAGAGCGTGGAGACCGTTACTCAATCAACAGAAGTCCTCAAGGAGAGCGTCTCCTATCTCACACACATAGCAGAACTCATTGAGGAGATGGAGATCAAGGCAAACGAGCTTAAGAGCAAGGTTCTCGAGGAGGGTGAGAAGATAGACGAGGGTCTACGCTTCCTCGAGAACCTTGCGGCCAGCGCTGAGGAGACGACCGCCGCTGCCGAGCAGGTTAGTGCCGCCGCTGAGGAGCAGACATCGGCGCTCGAGGAGGTCCGTGCCACGCTTAGGGACTTTGAGAGGGTTGTCGAAAACCTCATGCAGGCGGTTAATAGATTTAAGATTTGA
- a CDS encoding HAD family hydrolase, which yields MEIPGYGEIEAETVVFDLNGTLGVSGRVDEEVKHLLERLSDRYTVVILSADTFGTLEEEFKGLPVRIERVKDGSEKLEKAMAYGSYIAVGNGNNDVAMLESAELAFCVIGPEGATVEALLASDIVVKDVKDAIAMLLDDRKLTATLRG from the coding sequence ATGGAGATCCCGGGTTACGGAGAGATAGAAGCCGAAACAGTAGTGTTCGACCTCAACGGCACCCTTGGCGTCAGCGGCAGGGTGGATGAAGAAGTAAAACACCTCCTCGAGAGGTTGTCAGATAGGTACACCGTCGTCATTCTGAGCGCAGACACCTTCGGGACGCTGGAGGAAGAGTTCAAAGGCCTTCCAGTAAGGATCGAGCGCGTTAAAGATGGAAGTGAAAAACTCGAGAAGGCCATGGCCTATGGCTCCTACATAGCTGTTGGCAACGGAAACAACGATGTGGCAATGCTCGAGAGCGCTGAATTGGCCTTCTGCGTCATAGGGCCAGAAGGAGCGACCGTCGAGGCCCTCCTCGCAAGTGACATTGTTGTCAAAGATGTAAAAGATGCAATAGCGATGCTTCTCGATGATAGGAAGCTCACAGCGACACTGAGAGGGTGA
- a CDS encoding phosphatase PAP2 family protein, with protein sequence MLKLRELTNDWEILVRLNAFFISYFGWLLFGLSYGFLGRYSVDVTHYLLQLPFTSRDFVIGLIEFTKSLPLLYWLFEGVYYLGFSGSIALAVAYLLLYKRDLEASDELFIRYLLSYTVAGSIYLIVHVHAPHLVYNLPGYISESTYLTRQEFVLPSLHNTFAMVNIITLWRYRKEKIGATLIVLNSLIPFTTLFLGHHWIYDIITGMVLAVIVSRLTAGYSPRLPAMLCGLELSYLRRLAVLSFFIGVIVLFLAADPQYWSQLISNLLGTP encoded by the coding sequence ATGTTAAAGCTGCGGGAGCTCACCAACGACTGGGAGATCCTCGTGAGGCTAAACGCCTTCTTTATAAGTTACTTCGGGTGGCTTCTATTTGGGCTCTCTTACGGTTTTCTCGGTAGGTACAGCGTTGACGTCACCCACTACCTCCTACAGCTCCCGTTCACCTCCAGAGATTTTGTGATCGGCCTCATCGAATTTACAAAAAGTCTCCCTCTCCTTTACTGGCTCTTTGAAGGTGTGTACTACCTTGGTTTTTCGGGCTCAATAGCCCTCGCCGTTGCGTATCTGCTCCTCTACAAAAGGGATCTGGAAGCTTCGGACGAGCTTTTCATTAGATACCTCCTCTCCTACACCGTGGCAGGGTCAATATATTTGATCGTCCACGTCCACGCGCCCCATCTGGTCTACAACCTGCCTGGATATATCTCGGAGAGCACCTATTTGACCAGACAGGAGTTCGTCCTGCCTTCCCTTCACAACACGTTCGCTATGGTCAACATAATTACACTCTGGAGGTACCGGAAGGAGAAGATTGGTGCGACTCTCATTGTCCTTAACTCGTTGATACCCTTCACGACGCTCTTCCTTGGCCACCACTGGATCTACGACATAATAACTGGAATGGTCCTTGCAGTGATCGTTTCGAGGCTCACAGCAGGTTATTCTCCAAGACTTCCAGCAATGTTGTGCGGGCTGGAGCTTTCATATTTAAGACGGCTGGCGGTTCTGAGCTTCTTCATTGGTGTAATCGTCCTCTTTCTAGCCGCTGATCCTCAGTACTGGAGCCAGCTTATCAGCAATCTCCTTGGGACTCCCTGA
- a CDS encoding tRNA (cytosine(49)-C(5))-methyltransferase: MSVRDEIREANQEFYERYSQIEDTDEFWEFIVKPLRQSIRVNTLKAPLEVVVERLSEDYKLEPIPWVREGFFINVDNLARVPEHSLGLVFGQEASSMIPPVVLDPKPGELVLDMAAAPGSKTGQIAQYMENEGCIIANDPKIDRANILIANLNRMGVLNTRVTTRDGAYFGRFENTFDRVLLDAPCSSVGMIRKSWKFLTGWRLRGVVKYMNIQKRLILAAYKALKPGGVLVYSTCTIDPLENEEVVDYLLRKTDARLDDIDLPVKTSEPVLEWEGRTYSEELRKTLRIHPNDNDTEAFFIAKIVKPGEGEA, encoded by the coding sequence ATGAGCGTGAGGGACGAGATCAGGGAGGCCAACCAGGAGTTTTACGAGCGCTATTCCCAGATAGAGGATACTGACGAGTTTTGGGAGTTCATAGTCAAGCCGCTCCGGCAGAGCATAAGGGTGAACACGCTCAAGGCCCCGCTTGAGGTTGTAGTTGAACGCCTGAGTGAGGATTACAAGCTCGAGCCGATCCCATGGGTCAGGGAGGGCTTCTTTATCAACGTAGATAACCTCGCCAGAGTTCCGGAGCACAGTCTGGGTCTGGTCTTCGGGCAAGAAGCCAGCTCAATGATTCCGCCAGTTGTTCTTGACCCAAAGCCTGGAGAGCTCGTTCTCGACATGGCCGCCGCGCCGGGCTCCAAAACCGGGCAGATAGCACAGTACATGGAAAACGAGGGTTGCATAATAGCCAATGACCCCAAGATAGACAGGGCAAATATACTCATAGCGAACCTCAACAGGATGGGCGTCTTGAACACCCGCGTGACGACGCGCGATGGTGCATACTTCGGAAGGTTTGAGAATACCTTCGACAGAGTTCTACTCGATGCCCCCTGCTCAAGCGTTGGCATGATAAGAAAGAGCTGGAAGTTCCTGACCGGATGGAGGCTCAGGGGAGTCGTCAAATACATGAACATCCAGAAGAGGCTTATCCTTGCAGCATACAAAGCCCTCAAACCAGGTGGAGTGCTCGTTTACTCCACCTGCACCATAGACCCGCTGGAGAACGAGGAGGTGGTTGACTACCTCCTGAGGAAGACGGACGCGAGGCTGGATGATATAGACCTGCCTGTGAAGACAAGCGAACCCGTTCTCGAGTGGGAGGGTAGAACCTACTCAGAAGAGCTTAGGAAAACCCTCAGGATTCATCCCAACGACAACGACACTGAAGCATTCTTCATTGCGAAGATAGTGAAGCCCGGGGAGGGAGAAGCATGA
- the panB gene encoding 3-methyl-2-oxobutanoate hydroxymethyltransferase, whose product MREITPRTIMEMKGKEKIAMITAYDYPSALIADRAGMDIVFIGDSLGMVVYGEPNTLAVSMDQMVLHTRAVAKAVKRALVLADMPFGSYEVDVEEGIRNAIRLIQAGADAVKIEGGYDHKKLVKRLVRMGIPVMGHTGLTPQRYLRLGGYRLMGETEEEIEEILRDAKALEKAGAFAVVLEFTLADVAKLVTEEVSIPTIGIGAGPYVDGQVLVWHDILGIYENVPPFVKKYADIGGMIRLALENYREEVKNGSFPAKEHYWEFLDKEDFRRKTRNVLERLSEDD is encoded by the coding sequence ATGAGGGAGATAACCCCAAGGACGATTATGGAGATGAAGGGCAAAGAGAAAATCGCCATGATAACAGCTTACGATTATCCTTCCGCGCTCATAGCGGACAGAGCAGGAATGGACATCGTATTCATCGGAGATTCTCTTGGCATGGTCGTTTACGGTGAGCCAAACACACTGGCTGTTTCTATGGATCAGATGGTTCTCCACACGAGGGCCGTTGCCAAAGCCGTCAAGCGGGCGCTCGTTCTGGCCGATATGCCCTTCGGAAGCTACGAGGTTGACGTTGAAGAAGGCATCAGGAATGCCATCAGGCTGATTCAGGCAGGTGCGGATGCCGTTAAAATAGAGGGCGGTTATGATCATAAAAAGCTCGTTAAGAGGCTCGTCCGCATGGGAATTCCAGTTATGGGGCATACCGGCTTAACTCCACAGCGCTACCTCAGGTTGGGAGGCTATCGCCTGATGGGCGAAACCGAGGAGGAGATCGAGGAAATCCTGCGCGATGCCAAGGCCCTCGAAAAAGCCGGAGCATTTGCTGTCGTTCTGGAGTTCACGCTTGCTGATGTTGCCAAGCTTGTAACCGAGGAGGTCTCCATTCCGACCATCGGCATCGGGGCTGGGCCATACGTGGATGGACAGGTTCTGGTCTGGCATGACATCCTCGGGATTTACGAGAACGTCCCGCCTTTCGTCAAGAAGTACGCTGACATAGGTGGGATGATCCGCCTCGCCCTTGAGAACTACCGCGAAGAGGTCAAGAACGGTTCTTTCCCCGCAAAGGAGCACTACTGGGAGTTCCTCGACAAAGAGGACTTCAGGAGAAAAACCAGGAATGTCCTCGAAAGATTGAGCGAGGATGATTGA
- a CDS encoding archease encodes MREWEHYEHTADIGIRGYGETLEEAFEAVALALFDVMVDVRKVEPKEVRELEVEAEDLEALLYLFLEELLVLHEMDGLVFGDFKVKIEKTEDGYRLRARAYGEPLNYEKHEPKEEVKAITYHDMRIEKLSDGRWMVQLVPDL; translated from the coding sequence ATGCGCGAGTGGGAACACTACGAGCACACCGCGGACATTGGAATCCGCGGGTACGGTGAGACCCTTGAGGAGGCCTTTGAAGCTGTCGCGTTGGCGCTCTTTGATGTCATGGTCGATGTGAGGAAGGTCGAGCCGAAGGAAGTGAGAGAACTTGAGGTTGAGGCTGAAGACCTGGAGGCTTTGCTCTACCTGTTCCTTGAGGAGCTCTTGGTGCTTCATGAGATGGACGGTCTCGTCTTTGGGGACTTCAAGGTCAAAATCGAGAAGACTGAGGATGGCTATAGGCTCAGGGCCAGGGCCTACGGTGAGCCCCTCAATTACGAGAAGCACGAGCCCAAGGAAGAGGTCAAGGCCATAACCTACCACGACATGAGGATTGAAAAACTGTCAGACGGGAGATGGATGGTCCAGCTCGTGCCCGATTTATGA
- a CDS encoding RtcB family protein — MIPLKRIDKIRWEIPKFDKRMRVPGRVYADDQLIEKMRQDRTLEQAANVAMLPGIYKYSIVMPDGHQGYGFPIGGVAAFDVKEGVISPGGVGYDINCGVRLIRTNLTEKEVRPKIKELVDTLFKNVPSGLGSKGRVRLHWSQLDDVLADGAKWAVDNGYGWKDDLEHLEEGGRMEGADPNAVSQKAKQRGAPQLGSLGSGNHFLEVQVIDRIYDEEVAKAYGLFEGQVVVMVHTGSRGLGHQVASDYLRVMEKANRKYGVPWPDRELVSVPFQSEEGQRYFSAMKAAANFAWANRQMITHWVRESFEEVFKRKAEDMEMTIVYDVAHNIAKVEEHEVDGKKVRVVVHRKGATRAFPAGHPDVPKAYRDVGQPVLIPGSMGTASYVLAGAEGSMKETFGSTCHGAGRLLSRKAATRQYRGDRLKNELLQKGVYIRAASLRVVAEEAPGAYKSVDNVVNVVHEAGIAKLVARMRPMGVAKG; from the coding sequence ATGATTCCGCTGAAGAGAATTGACAAGATAAGGTGGGAGATACCGAAGTTTGATAAAAGAATGCGCGTTCCGGGCAGGGTTTATGCTGACGACCAACTCATAGAGAAGATGCGCCAGGACAGAACACTTGAGCAGGCGGCAAATGTTGCCATGCTTCCTGGCATCTACAAGTATTCCATAGTCATGCCCGACGGTCATCAGGGTTATGGCTTCCCGATAGGGGGCGTCGCCGCTTTTGACGTTAAGGAAGGAGTTATCAGCCCCGGTGGAGTCGGCTATGACATAAACTGTGGTGTCCGTCTTATCCGCACGAACCTAACTGAAAAGGAAGTCAGGCCGAAGATCAAGGAGCTCGTCGACACGCTCTTCAAAAACGTTCCCTCCGGTTTGGGAAGCAAGGGTAGAGTGAGGCTCCACTGGAGCCAGCTGGATGATGTTTTAGCCGACGGTGCCAAGTGGGCAGTTGACAACGGCTATGGCTGGAAGGATGATCTTGAGCACCTTGAGGAAGGCGGCAGGATGGAGGGCGCGGATCCCAATGCCGTCAGCCAGAAGGCCAAGCAGAGGGGAGCTCCACAGCTCGGTTCCCTTGGCTCGGGAAACCACTTCCTCGAAGTTCAGGTCATTGACAGAATCTACGACGAGGAAGTGGCGAAGGCCTACGGCCTTTTCGAGGGCCAAGTAGTTGTGATGGTTCACACCGGAAGTAGGGGTCTCGGCCACCAGGTCGCAAGCGACTATCTTCGCGTGATGGAGAAGGCCAACAGGAAGTACGGAGTTCCATGGCCCGACCGCGAGCTCGTCAGCGTTCCCTTCCAGAGCGAAGAGGGCCAGAGGTACTTCAGCGCAATGAAGGCGGCAGCAAACTTCGCCTGGGCCAACAGGCAGATGATAACCCACTGGGTCAGGGAGAGCTTTGAGGAGGTCTTTAAGCGCAAAGCCGAGGACATGGAGATGACCATCGTTTACGACGTTGCCCATAACATAGCAAAGGTCGAGGAGCACGAGGTTGATGGAAAGAAGGTCAGGGTCGTCGTCCACAGGAAGGGCGCTACCAGGGCCTTCCCAGCCGGTCATCCAGATGTGCCGAAGGCTTACAGGGACGTTGGCCAGCCGGTTCTCATTCCTGGCTCGATGGGTACCGCCAGCTACGTTCTTGCTGGAGCGGAAGGTTCTATGAAGGAAACCTTCGGTTCAACCTGCCATGGTGCCGGAAGGCTCCTAAGCAGAAAAGCGGCAACCAGACAGTATCGCGGTGACAGGCTTAAGAACGAGCTCCTCCAGAAGGGCGTCTATATCCGGGCGGCAAGCCTCAGGGTCGTCGCTGAAGAGGCCCCAGGCGCTTACAAGAGCGTTGACAACGTTGTTAACGTCGTCCACGAGGCTGGCATTGCCAAGCTCGTCGCCAGGATGCGCCCGATGGGTGTTGCGAAGGGCTGA